The following proteins come from a genomic window of Microbacterium sulfonylureivorans:
- a CDS encoding helix-turn-helix transcriptional regulator, whose protein sequence is MTVTSASTPAAAAVSVLSMLRRTARPVAPHVAMRLCTALADDQEAIAQVTSLLTPAQRAGLSALPDPLPPVPAVTAVFSHLDRLADAERRLLQAVSVSVDGRVDVVLAAAGLTMADALAGGAAPHVEVAAGRVAFADPRARIHVHAAATLAERTDVHAALAQAYRAAGDARLAVWHESLSTLEGDASLVAPLLDLADVARRCGAAEWAHSVAREAASHASGDERLFAHIAAGEAALDAGLVDDAVEWLRGPVVGPDDIAARALPAFVHAVTLSEGNVPDGDIGRHVARLRDTPPSASDSADHVSRALALAACLHAERGHDADAADLLALAGGLADRADSTERPSWAHAWCDLFRDTAPSPRPVHEPGDDDRDDGTAGSYGRIAHAIELAGSDRCEHALGALQGGAGATMGGASPWTVDLGQTRAAPLAEAHRRVAIALVEFWSGDLARARAELADASLVVPVGLPYSGLAVALARRLDVCTDGTSLATSLALEDTHPTPHARALRGGLLVDRAITAYLEGRMTEAATLLSLAADGASRGAAGLRLPGLDESTVWAATGRIEEARVAAERLEQSVAGMSSLQRRAVIARARVMVATPADVVAATRAAADACRLLASPYERARTEMVVGRARAAQGDLEAARAHLLAASGLFDAAGASVWRAACDADLDLLPAEAPVSVLTRPIPVSGPAAATPLARTPGAAPGDDLDDEVERACRDAWSEILTEREQDVALLVAQGHSNREVAARLFVSVRTVEVHLGRVFSKLAVPSRVALTVQAHRIARDRQPVAG, encoded by the coding sequence ATGACGGTGACGAGTGCGAGCACTCCCGCTGCGGCAGCGGTCTCGGTCCTGAGCATGCTGCGACGCACCGCCCGTCCCGTCGCCCCGCACGTCGCGATGCGCCTGTGCACGGCACTCGCGGACGACCAGGAAGCCATCGCGCAGGTGACGTCGCTTCTCACGCCGGCGCAGCGCGCGGGTCTGTCCGCCCTTCCCGACCCGCTCCCCCCGGTGCCCGCGGTCACCGCCGTCTTCTCCCATCTCGACCGGCTCGCCGACGCGGAGCGGCGTCTCCTGCAGGCGGTCTCGGTGAGCGTCGACGGCCGCGTCGACGTGGTGCTCGCGGCAGCGGGCCTCACCATGGCCGACGCTCTCGCCGGCGGGGCGGCCCCGCACGTCGAGGTGGCCGCCGGCCGCGTGGCGTTCGCCGACCCCCGCGCCCGCATCCACGTGCATGCCGCCGCCACCCTCGCCGAGCGCACCGACGTGCACGCCGCGCTCGCCCAGGCGTACCGCGCCGCCGGCGACGCCCGCCTGGCCGTGTGGCACGAGTCCCTCAGCACACTCGAGGGAGATGCGTCGCTGGTCGCGCCGCTGCTCGACCTGGCCGACGTCGCACGCCGGTGCGGCGCGGCGGAATGGGCCCACTCCGTCGCACGGGAGGCGGCGAGCCATGCCTCGGGCGACGAGCGGCTCTTCGCCCACATCGCTGCGGGAGAGGCCGCGCTGGACGCCGGCCTCGTGGACGATGCCGTGGAATGGCTGCGCGGACCCGTGGTCGGCCCCGACGACATCGCCGCCCGCGCGCTCCCCGCGTTCGTCCACGCCGTGACGCTCAGCGAGGGCAATGTCCCCGACGGCGACATCGGCCGCCACGTGGCGCGTCTGCGGGACACTCCACCTTCGGCGTCCGACTCGGCGGACCACGTCTCGCGGGCTCTGGCCCTGGCGGCGTGCCTCCACGCCGAGCGCGGCCACGATGCCGACGCCGCGGACCTGCTCGCGCTCGCCGGGGGGCTAGCGGACCGTGCGGACAGCACGGAGCGTCCGTCGTGGGCGCACGCGTGGTGCGACCTGTTCCGCGACACCGCGCCGTCACCCCGACCCGTGCACGAGCCGGGGGACGACGACCGTGACGACGGCACCGCGGGATCTTACGGACGCATCGCGCACGCGATCGAGCTGGCTGGCTCCGATCGCTGCGAGCACGCGCTGGGAGCGCTTCAGGGGGGCGCCGGCGCGACCATGGGCGGCGCATCGCCGTGGACGGTGGACCTCGGTCAGACGCGAGCGGCTCCGCTCGCCGAGGCGCACCGCCGCGTCGCCATCGCCCTGGTCGAGTTCTGGTCGGGAGATCTCGCACGGGCCCGGGCGGAGCTGGCGGATGCCTCGCTCGTCGTGCCGGTCGGACTGCCGTACTCGGGTCTCGCCGTCGCGCTCGCGCGCCGGCTCGACGTCTGCACCGACGGCACCTCGCTCGCCACCTCGCTCGCGCTCGAGGACACCCACCCCACTCCCCACGCGCGGGCGCTGCGCGGAGGGCTGCTCGTCGATCGCGCGATCACCGCCTACCTCGAGGGCCGGATGACCGAGGCGGCGACGCTCCTCTCCCTCGCTGCGGACGGCGCTTCGCGCGGGGCCGCCGGGCTGCGCCTGCCCGGTCTCGACGAGTCGACCGTGTGGGCGGCGACCGGCCGCATCGAAGAGGCGAGGGTCGCCGCCGAAAGGCTGGAGCAGAGCGTCGCGGGGATGTCGTCCCTCCAGCGCCGGGCCGTGATCGCGCGGGCCCGGGTCATGGTCGCAACCCCCGCCGACGTCGTCGCTGCGACCCGGGCGGCGGCCGACGCGTGCCGGTTGCTCGCCTCGCCGTACGAGCGCGCACGCACGGAGATGGTCGTCGGTCGCGCGCGGGCGGCGCAGGGCGACCTCGAGGCAGCGCGGGCGCACCTGCTCGCGGCATCCGGCCTCTTCGATGCGGCGGGAGCATCCGTCTGGCGCGCAGCATGCGACGCGGACCTCGATCTGCTGCCGGCCGAAGCACCTGTCTCGGTGCTGACGCGCCCGATCCCGGTGAGCGGCCCCGCCGCCGCGACCCCGCTCGCCCGCACCCCCGGCGCCGCGCCGGGGGATGACCTCGACGACGAGGTCGAACGAGCGTGCCGCGACGCCTGGAGCGAGATACTCACCGAGCGGGAGCAGGATGTCGCACTGCTCGTCGCGCAGGGGCACTCCAATCGCGAGGTCGCCGCTCGGCTGTTCGTCTCGGTGCGGACCGTCGAGGTGCACCTCGGCCGCGTCTTCTCGAAGCTCGCGGTGCCGTCCCGGGTGGCCCTCACGGTGCAGGCGCATCGGATCGCCCGCGACCGTCAGCCCGTCGCGGGCTGA
- a CDS encoding glycosyl hydrolase family 18 protein — translation MKLPPARRRGAPITAILAGLAVVATLAVAPINPATAAAVCSTPWSSSDVYTAGASVSHLNVNYRAKWWTQNNVPGTEQWGPWESQGACGDGSQPTPTPTPTPTPTPTPTPTPTPTPTPTPTPTPTPEPGTPWTANPDEKCRPDGLYQTPGIDVPYCDIYDDDGREVLPNGLEHRVIGYFTSWRTGYNGAPRYIASDIPWNRISHINYAFAHIDGAGKVSVNAEAAGDAATELTWPGVAGAEMDPSLPYQGHFNLLEKFKKQHPGVKTLVSVGGWAETGGYFDADGDRVASGGFYTMAETAAGRERFADSAVAFIRQYGFDGVDIDYEYATSNGKAGNPDDFAFSDARRATLWRNYDALMKTLREKLDAASAADGEYYMLTVAAPASGWLLRGQEVHQVVKYLDYLNMMSYDLHGAWNDHVAGNAPLFDDGKDPELAAGGVYSAYKGIGYLNSDWAYHYYRGSMPAGRINLGVPFYTRGWTGVTGGVNGLGGSAALPNQAACPAGTGPTIGGTSKCGNGAVGVDNLWHDLDGNGNQVPSGVNPIWHALNLQQGIVGDYAAAYGAPTGPLAGTYTHHFDTVSKTEWWWNSTTRTFLSGDSDQAIQAKADYVSDKGLGGVMIWELAGDYAWDAQKGQYGIGSSLVDRIHATLSDSDPYGATKADAAMPSEALALDVEFTEFALGDSNYPINPKVTFRNGSPAAIPAGATITFDYATSDTGELKEQNGWGIVKVSSGHTGDNVGGLDGDFHTARITVPAGGIPAGGSASTKLSWSLPISQISNLRVTIGAETYSTLYDLPRGVAVVSPGSGGGGTGGGTGDCDAPAWSATGVYTQGAVVSHSGREWTAKWWTTGDVPGAGEWGPWGTGVTCG, via the coding sequence ATGAAACTCCCCCCTGCGCGCCGACGAGGCGCACCGATCACAGCGATCCTCGCCGGACTGGCCGTGGTCGCGACCCTGGCTGTCGCTCCGATCAATCCGGCCACGGCGGCCGCTGTCTGCTCGACGCCGTGGTCGTCCTCCGACGTGTACACCGCCGGCGCGTCCGTGTCGCATCTGAATGTCAACTACCGCGCGAAGTGGTGGACTCAGAACAACGTCCCGGGCACCGAGCAATGGGGACCGTGGGAGTCGCAGGGCGCGTGCGGCGACGGCTCGCAGCCCACCCCCACACCGACACCGACACCGACACCGACACCGACACCGACACCCACGCCGACCCCCACGCCCACGCCGACCCCCACGCCCACGCCGACCCCGGAGCCGGGCACGCCGTGGACGGCGAACCCCGATGAGAAGTGCCGTCCCGACGGTCTCTACCAGACGCCCGGCATCGACGTCCCGTACTGCGACATCTACGACGACGACGGACGCGAGGTGCTCCCCAACGGCCTCGAGCACCGCGTCATCGGCTACTTCACGAGCTGGCGAACCGGCTACAACGGCGCTCCGCGCTACATCGCGAGCGACATCCCGTGGAACCGCATCAGCCACATCAACTACGCCTTCGCCCACATCGACGGCGCGGGCAAGGTCTCGGTGAACGCCGAGGCGGCCGGCGACGCGGCGACCGAGCTCACCTGGCCGGGCGTCGCGGGAGCCGAGATGGACCCGTCGCTCCCCTACCAGGGCCACTTCAACCTGCTCGAGAAGTTCAAGAAGCAGCATCCCGGCGTAAAGACGCTCGTCTCCGTCGGAGGCTGGGCCGAAACCGGCGGCTACTTCGACGCCGACGGAGACCGCGTCGCGAGCGGCGGCTTCTACACGATGGCCGAGACCGCGGCCGGACGCGAGAGGTTCGCCGACTCGGCGGTCGCCTTCATCCGCCAGTACGGCTTCGACGGCGTCGACATCGACTACGAGTACGCGACGAGCAACGGCAAGGCCGGCAACCCCGACGACTTCGCGTTCTCAGACGCGCGGCGAGCCACGCTGTGGCGGAACTACGACGCGCTCATGAAGACGCTGCGCGAGAAGCTGGATGCCGCGTCCGCCGCCGACGGCGAGTACTACATGCTCACCGTCGCGGCCCCGGCATCGGGCTGGCTGCTGCGCGGGCAGGAGGTGCACCAGGTCGTGAAGTACCTCGACTACCTCAACATGATGAGCTACGACCTGCACGGCGCCTGGAACGACCATGTCGCCGGGAACGCCCCGCTGTTCGACGACGGCAAGGATCCCGAACTCGCCGCCGGCGGCGTCTACTCGGCGTACAAGGGCATCGGCTATCTCAACTCCGACTGGGCGTATCACTACTACCGCGGCTCGATGCCGGCCGGGCGCATCAATCTCGGCGTCCCGTTCTACACACGGGGCTGGACCGGCGTGACCGGCGGCGTGAACGGGCTGGGCGGCAGCGCAGCGCTTCCGAACCAGGCCGCGTGCCCGGCCGGGACGGGACCGACGATCGGGGGCACCTCGAAGTGCGGCAACGGCGCCGTCGGCGTCGACAACCTGTGGCATGACCTCGACGGCAACGGCAACCAGGTGCCCTCCGGTGTCAACCCGATCTGGCACGCGCTGAACCTGCAGCAGGGCATCGTCGGCGATTACGCCGCCGCGTACGGCGCACCGACAGGACCCCTCGCCGGCACGTACACGCATCACTTCGACACGGTGTCGAAGACCGAGTGGTGGTGGAATTCGACCACCCGGACGTTCCTGTCGGGCGACTCCGACCAGGCGATCCAGGCCAAGGCCGACTATGTGTCCGACAAGGGGCTGGGCGGAGTCATGATCTGGGAACTCGCAGGCGACTACGCCTGGGACGCCCAGAAGGGCCAGTACGGAATCGGGTCGAGCCTCGTCGACCGGATCCACGCGACCCTGAGCGACTCCGACCCGTACGGGGCGACCAAGGCAGATGCGGCGATGCCTTCCGAAGCGCTCGCGCTGGACGTCGAGTTCACCGAGTTCGCGCTGGGCGACAGCAACTATCCGATCAATCCGAAGGTGACGTTCCGCAACGGCTCCCCTGCCGCGATCCCAGCGGGGGCGACGATCACCTTCGACTACGCGACGAGCGACACCGGCGAGCTCAAGGAGCAGAACGGCTGGGGCATCGTGAAGGTCTCGTCCGGCCACACCGGCGACAACGTCGGCGGTCTCGACGGCGACTTCCACACCGCGCGCATCACCGTGCCCGCCGGCGGCATCCCCGCAGGCGGCAGCGCTTCGACGAAGCTGTCGTGGTCGCTGCCGATCAGCCAGATCTCGAACCTGCGCGTGACGATCGGCGCCGAGACGTACTCCACGCTCTACGACCTCCCCCGCGGGGTCGCCGTCGTATCGCCCGGCAGCGGCGGGGGCGGCACCGGCGGCGGGACCGGCGATTGCGACGCCCCGGCGTGGAGCGCGACCGGTGTGTACACCCAGGGCGCCGTCGTGAGCCACTCCGGCCGGGAGTGGACGGCGAAGTGGTGGACGACCGGCGATGTCCCGGGCGCCGGCGAGTGGGGACCGTGGGGAACGGGGGTGACCTGCGGCTGA
- a CDS encoding glycosyl hydrolase family 18 protein, which translates to MPAQPRPRPGLTKLIAAVAAGALAVGGLVAVATSAASAADAPGINGYRNVGYFAQWGVYGRDFKLKQLQDSGAAADLTHINYSFANIHHQTLTCFEANKAQGTGPNGSDGAGDAWADFGMGYTAANSVAGVADTWDQPLAGSFNQLKQLKAKNPNLKVMMSIGGWTWSKNFSKAAATDASRKKFVSSCVDMFIKGNLPVIDGRGGPGSAAGVFDGFDLDWEWPGSPNGLEGNYVDTVNDKANFKALIREFRVQLDAYSQTSGKAYQLSAFLPANPVDIAAGGWNDPAIFQDLDYGNIQGYDLWGAWDPTLTGHQGNLYDDPRDPRPATQRFSVDKAVKEYLRTGISPAQLGVGMAAYGRGWQGATSSTPWGSATGAAPGTYEAGNEDYYKLKTRGTDHYDATIGAAWRYDGSQWWSYDNAQTTAQKAQYIVDKGLGGGMWWELSGDRNNELVGFMADKFRAAPTGPSDDPVNPTPSPTPTPDPTTTPTPTPTPTPTPDPGTCAAAVWSATATYTGGAVVSYQGKEYRAQWWTQNNVPSEGGVWVEVRDCSGTPPQPGQCPAAWQASKIYLTGDKATHGGRIWQAQWWTQGETPGSQQWGAWKDAGACTG; encoded by the coding sequence ATGCCCGCACAACCGAGACCACGCCCCGGTCTGACCAAACTGATCGCCGCCGTCGCCGCCGGCGCCCTCGCCGTCGGCGGGCTCGTCGCCGTTGCGACGAGCGCCGCGTCCGCCGCCGACGCTCCCGGCATCAACGGCTACCGCAACGTGGGCTACTTCGCCCAGTGGGGCGTGTACGGCCGCGATTTCAAGCTCAAGCAGCTGCAGGACTCCGGCGCCGCCGCCGACCTGACCCACATCAACTATTCGTTCGCGAACATCCATCACCAGACCCTGACGTGCTTCGAGGCGAACAAGGCCCAGGGCACGGGTCCGAACGGCTCCGACGGCGCCGGCGACGCATGGGCCGACTTCGGCATGGGCTACACCGCGGCGAACTCGGTCGCCGGCGTCGCGGACACGTGGGACCAGCCGCTCGCGGGATCGTTCAACCAGCTCAAGCAGCTCAAGGCGAAGAACCCGAACCTCAAGGTCATGATGTCGATCGGCGGCTGGACCTGGTCGAAGAACTTCAGCAAGGCGGCGGCGACGGATGCCTCGCGCAAGAAGTTCGTCTCGAGCTGTGTCGACATGTTCATCAAGGGCAACCTGCCGGTGATCGACGGGCGCGGCGGCCCCGGCAGCGCAGCCGGCGTCTTCGACGGATTCGACCTCGACTGGGAGTGGCCCGGCTCGCCCAACGGCCTCGAAGGCAACTATGTCGACACCGTCAACGACAAGGCGAACTTCAAGGCGCTCATCCGCGAGTTCCGCGTGCAGCTGGACGCGTACTCGCAGACGAGCGGCAAGGCCTACCAGCTGAGCGCGTTCCTTCCCGCGAACCCTGTCGACATCGCGGCGGGCGGCTGGAACGACCCCGCGATCTTCCAGGACCTCGACTACGGCAACATCCAGGGCTACGACCTCTGGGGCGCGTGGGATCCGACCCTGACCGGACACCAGGGCAACCTGTACGACGACCCCCGCGACCCGCGACCGGCGACGCAGAGGTTCAGCGTCGACAAGGCCGTGAAGGAATACCTCCGCACCGGCATCTCGCCCGCGCAGCTCGGCGTCGGCATGGCGGCATACGGTCGCGGCTGGCAGGGCGCGACCTCGTCGACTCCGTGGGGCAGCGCGACCGGCGCGGCACCGGGCACGTACGAGGCGGGCAACGAGGACTACTACAAGCTCAAGACCCGCGGAACCGACCACTACGACGCTACGATCGGCGCCGCGTGGCGCTACGACGGAAGCCAGTGGTGGTCGTACGACAACGCGCAGACCACGGCTCAGAAGGCCCAGTACATCGTCGACAAGGGCCTCGGCGGCGGCATGTGGTGGGAGCTCTCGGGCGATCGGAACAACGAGCTCGTGGGATTCATGGCCGACAAGTTCCGCGCGGCGCCGACCGGGCCGTCGGACGATCCGGTGAACCCGACGCCGTCGCCCACGCCGACGCCGGATCCGACGACGACGCCCACACCGACTCCGACGCCGACACCGACGCCGGACCCCGGAACGTGCGCGGCGGCGGTGTGGAGCGCGACGGCGACCTACACCGGCGGCGCCGTCGTCAGCTACCAGGGCAAGGAGTACCGGGCCCAGTGGTGGACGCAGAACAACGTCCCGAGCGAGGGCGGCGTCTGGGTCGAGGTGCGCGACTGCTCGGGAACCCCGCCGCAGCCCGGCCAGTGCCCCGCAGCCTGGCAGGCGAGCAAGATCTACCTGACCGGCGACAAGGCCACCCACGGCGGACGCATCTGGCAGGCGCAGTGGTGGACGCAGGGCGAGACGCCGGGCAGCCAGCAGTGGGGCGCCTGGAAGGATGCCGGAGCCTGCACCGGCTGA
- a CDS encoding M20/M25/M40 family metallo-hydrolase, protein MPIKNRRVWAVATIAALTAGVALASPAYAAPNNNSVKKLTKAVTLEGVMRHLEALQGVADEFGDRAAGRPGYGASVDYVVEQLEGAGYDPVVQPFEFDYFEENSELTRTVGSTTTTYVNESDFVRNQFDTGSPEGTATGSLVVVDYPSPDNTSGCTVADFGTFPADSVALVQRGGCGFAVKAVNAQAAGAEAVIIMNNNGDESLVGMIGAAPGLTIPAVFVQNSVGVDLASTPGATVTVTVDYEADVRTAYNVLAETSNGDDSNTVMAGAHLDSVQNGAGINDNGSGSAALLETAIQMKKVKPNNTVRFAWWGAEESGLLGSEHYVANLTDDEIADIALYLNFDMIGSPNYFMGVYDGDNSSGTAPAGFIPEGSAQIEDVFEGFYESRGEPYQDTEFSGRSDYGPFIAVGIPAGGLFTGAEGDKTAAEAELYGGVAGADYDPCYHAPCDNLTGEGNDAALYALLAEDYDLVGNINTYALDVNADALATAVVTFAFDTSTVNGVSSPGKSHGKAKSLAPMQELFTK, encoded by the coding sequence ATGCCGATCAAGAACAGGCGCGTCTGGGCGGTGGCGACCATCGCCGCGCTGACGGCCGGAGTCGCACTCGCCTCACCGGCGTACGCGGCACCGAACAACAACTCGGTGAAGAAGCTCACCAAGGCGGTCACGCTCGAGGGGGTCATGAGGCATCTGGAGGCGCTTCAGGGCGTCGCGGACGAGTTCGGCGACCGGGCCGCGGGACGCCCGGGGTACGGGGCATCCGTCGACTACGTCGTCGAGCAGCTCGAAGGCGCGGGCTACGATCCCGTCGTGCAGCCGTTCGAGTTCGACTACTTCGAGGAGAACAGCGAGCTGACCCGCACGGTGGGCTCGACGACCACGACGTACGTCAACGAGTCGGACTTCGTCCGCAACCAGTTCGATACGGGCAGCCCCGAGGGCACGGCGACGGGCTCGCTCGTCGTCGTCGACTATCCGTCACCCGACAACACGAGCGGCTGCACCGTGGCCGACTTCGGCACCTTCCCCGCCGACAGCGTGGCGCTCGTGCAGCGCGGCGGCTGCGGCTTCGCGGTGAAGGCGGTCAACGCCCAGGCCGCTGGCGCGGAGGCGGTCATCATCATGAACAACAACGGTGACGAGAGCCTCGTCGGCATGATCGGCGCCGCGCCCGGACTCACCATCCCCGCGGTCTTCGTCCAGAACTCCGTGGGAGTCGACCTGGCGAGCACGCCGGGCGCGACCGTGACGGTCACAGTCGACTACGAGGCCGACGTGCGCACCGCGTACAACGTGCTCGCCGAGACCTCGAACGGCGATGACTCGAACACCGTCATGGCCGGCGCACACCTGGACAGCGTCCAGAACGGCGCGGGCATCAACGACAACGGCTCGGGCAGCGCTGCGCTGCTGGAGACCGCCATCCAGATGAAGAAGGTCAAGCCCAACAACACGGTGCGCTTCGCATGGTGGGGCGCCGAGGAGAGCGGCCTGCTCGGCTCGGAGCACTACGTCGCGAACCTGACCGACGACGAGATCGCCGACATCGCGCTGTACCTGAACTTCGACATGATCGGGTCGCCCAACTACTTCATGGGCGTCTACGACGGCGACAACTCGAGTGGCACGGCACCGGCAGGGTTCATTCCCGAGGGGTCCGCGCAGATCGAGGACGTCTTCGAGGGGTTCTACGAGAGCCGCGGCGAGCCCTACCAGGACACCGAGTTCTCGGGCCGCAGCGACTACGGCCCCTTCATCGCGGTCGGCATCCCGGCCGGCGGCCTGTTCACCGGTGCCGAGGGAGACAAGACCGCGGCGGAGGCCGAGCTGTACGGCGGCGTCGCCGGCGCGGACTACGACCCGTGCTACCACGCACCGTGCGACAACCTCACGGGCGAGGGAAATGACGCGGCGCTGTACGCGCTGCTCGCCGAGGACTACGACCTCGTCGGGAACATCAACACCTACGCCCTCGACGTGAACGCCGACGCCCTCGCGACCGCGGTGGTCACGTTCGCCTTCGACACCTCCACGGTGAACGGGGTGAGCTCGCCGGGCAAGTCGCACGGCAAGGCGAAGAGCCTGGCACCCATGCAGGAGCTCTTCACGAAGTGA
- a CDS encoding DMT family transporter, with product MAWVILIVSGILEAVWATALGLSEGFTRLWPTVIFGVSLALSMGGLAWAMREISTGTAYGVWVGIGASLTVAWAMLTGAESFSVVKLLLILGLVACVVGLKLVGHE from the coding sequence ATGGCGTGGGTCATCCTCATCGTTTCCGGAATCCTCGAGGCCGTCTGGGCGACGGCGCTCGGCCTGTCCGAGGGCTTCACCAGACTCTGGCCGACCGTGATCTTCGGGGTCTCGCTGGCGCTCAGCATGGGCGGGCTCGCGTGGGCGATGCGCGAGATCTCCACCGGTACGGCGTACGGCGTGTGGGTGGGCATCGGCGCGTCGCTGACCGTCGCCTGGGCGATGCTCACCGGCGCGGAGTCCTTCTCCGTCGTCAAGCTCCTCCTCATCCTCGGGCTGGTCGCGTGCGTCGTGGGTCTCAAGCTCGTCGGGCACGAGTGA
- a CDS encoding CPBP family intramembrane glutamic endopeptidase: MPASPAAAPVGTLPAWSWRLAPALLVCLAAPAFFVVRIPWIGWALLAAGLVVAFLLERADAAPSAAAAGATAVGTRRPSIVRDLSLIAVGLLIVSAIPLEAELDNVAFVRFAAALGGAVAVPYAISRWAYRDHAIRFPWRGGGRWTGFQWSWLAIVLVLGWLILPFYFITSGVYLNWPVVDTPDLIARLFVGVGAVGIWDELFFICTCFALLRRHFPFWQANVLQMLVFVSFLWELGYRSWGPVLTIPFALLMGYIFMKTRSLAYVVTVHLLFDAVVFLVLVHAHNPGMLDWLFPL; encoded by the coding sequence ATGCCCGCGTCTCCCGCCGCCGCCCCCGTCGGCACGCTCCCCGCCTGGTCGTGGCGCCTCGCCCCGGCCCTGCTGGTGTGCCTCGCCGCACCGGCGTTCTTCGTTGTCCGCATCCCCTGGATCGGCTGGGCGCTGCTCGCTGCGGGGCTGGTCGTCGCGTTCCTCCTCGAGCGAGCGGATGCCGCGCCTTCCGCCGCCGCGGCCGGCGCGACCGCTGTGGGCACACGGCGGCCGAGCATCGTGCGCGACCTCTCGCTCATCGCCGTCGGACTCTTGATCGTCAGCGCGATCCCGCTCGAGGCCGAACTCGACAACGTGGCATTCGTCCGGTTCGCGGCCGCGCTCGGCGGCGCCGTGGCCGTGCCCTACGCGATATCGCGGTGGGCCTATCGCGACCACGCCATCCGGTTCCCCTGGCGAGGCGGCGGGAGATGGACCGGGTTCCAGTGGTCGTGGCTGGCGATCGTGCTGGTGCTCGGCTGGCTGATCCTGCCCTTCTACTTCATCACCTCGGGCGTCTACCTCAACTGGCCCGTCGTCGACACCCCCGACCTCATCGCGCGCCTGTTCGTGGGCGTCGGGGCGGTGGGCATCTGGGACGAGCTGTTCTTCATCTGCACGTGCTTCGCCCTGCTCCGCCGCCACTTCCCCTTCTGGCAGGCGAACGTCCTTCAGATGCTCGTGTTCGTCTCGTTCCTGTGGGAGCTCGGCTACCGGTCCTGGGGACCGGTGCTGACGATCCCGTTCGCCCTGCTGATGGGGTACATCTTCATGAAGACGCGGTCGCTCGCCTACGTCGTGACGGTGCATCTGCTCTTCGATGCGGTGGTGTTCCTCGTGCTCGTCCACGCGCACAATCCGGGCATGCTCGACTGGCTGTTCCCGCTCTGA
- a CDS encoding MFS transporter, translated as MLFGAVVLSIFAAGMWAVVMVYSVIDAGGGPLELSLVAGANATGLLLCAIPGGIVADRVSRRTIVRVVEFVNFVAITSVVVAGAAGAVSIPHLTIVAFVLGAGAGFFFPAYTAILPRILPQGQLLAANGLEGAIRPALQQAAGPAAAGMLLAALVPSHAAVVISIAYGLAFVGLLFLRTEPPAPHDEPERAASVFHDLKEAVVFTVRTPWLFATLLFATGWVLVFVGPEEVLLPFLTRERIGEDPRWFGFLLAVYGLGGVVGSIVVSSMKLPRRYLTVMNLVWGVSTLPFIVVGITDQYWLMLVSMFIIGFGFSYGNVIWGTLLQRRVPRHMLGRISSLDFFVSLALMPLSMALAGPLSEVVPLQTIFIVAGILPLVFGLIAIFAARMPRDEIAHPLDR; from the coding sequence GTGCTGTTCGGCGCCGTCGTGCTGTCGATCTTCGCGGCGGGCATGTGGGCCGTCGTGATGGTGTACTCGGTCATAGACGCCGGAGGAGGGCCGCTCGAGCTCTCGCTCGTCGCCGGCGCGAACGCGACGGGGCTGCTGCTCTGCGCGATCCCGGGCGGCATCGTCGCCGACCGCGTGTCGCGACGCACCATCGTGCGTGTCGTCGAATTCGTCAACTTCGTCGCGATCACGTCGGTGGTCGTCGCCGGTGCCGCCGGCGCGGTCTCGATCCCGCACCTGACGATCGTCGCCTTCGTGCTCGGCGCCGGGGCCGGGTTCTTCTTCCCGGCCTACACCGCGATCCTGCCGCGGATCCTGCCGCAGGGGCAGCTGCTCGCGGCCAACGGGCTCGAGGGCGCGATCCGCCCGGCCCTGCAGCAGGCGGCCGGCCCCGCCGCCGCGGGGATGCTTCTGGCCGCCCTGGTCCCGAGCCATGCGGCGGTGGTCATCTCGATCGCGTACGGGCTCGCCTTCGTCGGGCTGCTGTTCCTCCGCACGGAGCCACCGGCTCCCCACGACGAGCCCGAGCGCGCGGCATCCGTCTTCCACGATCTGAAAGAGGCAGTGGTCTTCACCGTCCGCACGCCGTGGCTGTTCGCGACCCTGCTGTTCGCGACCGGCTGGGTGCTCGTGTTCGTCGGGCCGGAGGAGGTGCTGCTGCCGTTCCTCACGCGCGAGCGCATCGGCGAAGACCCGCGCTGGTTCGGCTTCCTCCTCGCCGTCTACGGGCTCGGAGGGGTGGTCGGATCGATCGTGGTGTCGTCGATGAAGCTGCCCCGCCGGTATCTGACGGTCATGAACCTGGTGTGGGGCGTCAGCACGCTGCCGTTCATCGTCGTCGGCATCACCGACCAGTACTGGCTGATGCTGGTGTCGATGTTCATCATCGGGTTCGGGTTCAGCTACGGAAACGTCATCTGGGGAACGCTGCTGCAGCGGCGGGTGCCGCGCCACATGCTCGGACGCATCTCGAGCCTGGACTTCTTCGTCTCACTCGCGCTCATGCCGCTGTCCATGGCGCTCGCCGGCCCGCTGTCGGAGGTCGTGCCGCTGCAGACCATCTTCATCGTCGCGGGCATCCTCCCGCTCGTGTTCGGCCTCATCGCGATCTTCGCGGCGCGCATGCCGCGGGACGAGATCGCCCACCCCTTGGACCGCTGA